Genomic window (Cololabis saira isolate AMF1-May2022 chromosome 10, fColSai1.1, whole genome shotgun sequence):
AAGATCAGGCAGAGAAATCCTTAATattagaaatataaataaaatcacttACTTTGCGTTTGATGCCATTCTTGTCCACACACCCACACTCCTGTGCAGGGAGACAAGTCCCTCCTTTCTGTAGAAAGCCATCATCACAAACGCATCCTGGTACACAACCGTTGTTACTGCAATGCGGGGGGCCATTCAGGAAGTCACAAGTTGGACCGCACGGAGGAACACAAGCGGTGTAATGACTGTTCTTTGCACAAGATGGTGCTAGAGAAATAAGACACTTCAAATGATCAGGGGAATACAAGGAAGCCCAATACAATTCATACAGACGTCAATTCTGGCAAATATtccaattattaaaaaaaattactaactTGGGAAAAATGTGATTAATGATGGTAGTCCATCTGTGGTGAGGAGCGGTCTGGTTGTGGTGGCGAGTGGCTGAGGGGTTACTTCTGGTGTGAGTGGTGGGCTCATCTCTGTGGTCAGGGACCGCACGGTTGTGGTGGGTGGCCCAGTGGTGGTGTTAGGCAACAAGTCCATAGTTTCTGGTTGGGTTGTTCGGCTTGGCTCTGTGGTCAGGGGTGGGCTGGTTGTGGCAGTTGGCCGAGTTGTGGTCTGACGTTGTGATTCTGTTGCTTCTGGTTGGGATGTAGGGCTCACCTTTGTGGCCATGGTTGTGGCAGTTGGCAGAGTTGTGGTCTGATGCTGCGATTCTGGGCTATCAGTGTTAATGGGCTGCCTGATTGTAGTGGCAGGTGGCTTAGGTGCAGTCACTGTCATTTTAGGGATTGTGGTTGCCTCTGTGGTAAGGGGCAGCCTAGTTGTGATGGCGTTTTTGATTGCTTCTGTTGTCATGCTCACCTCCGTTGTTAGGGCCAGCCTGGTTGTGGTGGCAGGTGTCCAAGTGGTAGTCTCAGTCTGTGGTTCCGTCACTTCTGATTGAGGTGTTGGGGAGAGCTGTGGGCCAGGGGTCGGGCTTGCTTCCATGTTCATGGGGAGCCTGGTTGTTATGGATGGTTGAGTGGTGGTCTGAGGCCATGGCTCTGTTGCTTTTGGTTGAGGTGTAGGGCTAGCCTCCGTGGCCAGGGGCAAGCTGGTTGTGGTGGCTGGTAGACTAGTGGTGGTGTCAGGCTGCGTTTCTGGCACTTCTGGTTCTGTTGTTGGGAAGAGCTGTGGGCCAGGGGTTTGGATTGCCTCTGTTGTCATGCTCACCTCTGTAGTCAGAGTCAGCCTGGTGGCGGGTGGCTGAGTAGCCGTGACTTCTGGATGCTGTGGTGGTTTGGTCTCTGTGGTCAGGGGTGGTTTGGTTGTGGTGGCAGTGGGCCGACTGGTCAGAGGCtgcagctctgtcacttcaggtTGGGGTGTAGGGCTTACCTCTGTTGTCAGGGTCAGTGCGGTTGTGTTGACCGTCGTCCGAGTGGTGGTCCGAGGCTGTGGTTCCGTAACTTCTGGTTGAGGTGTTGGAAAGAGCTGTGGGCCAGGGGTCACGCTCGCCTCCGTGGCCATGGGGAGCCTAGTTGTTCCAGGTAGTAGAGTGGTGGTCTCAGGCTGCGGCTCTGTCACTTCTGGTTCAGTTGTAGGGCTTGCCTCTGTGCTCAGGACCTCACCTGTGGTCACCGATGTGCTTTCGGTGGTGCTTGGTGGAGTAGTGTTTAGAGGTTGCCGTTTGGTCACTTCTGGTTGGAGTGGAGGGCTCACATCAGTTGTCAGGGGCAGCCTGGTTGTGGTAACTGGCATCCGAGTGGTGGTCTGAGGCTGTGGTTCTGTCACTTCCGGTTGGGGTGTTGGGCTCACCTCAGTGTTAGGCTGCCTGGTTGAAGTGGCATGCTGCTCAGGTGCAGTCACTTCTGGTTGGGGGACTGTGCTCCCCTCCGTGGTGAGCGGTGGCCTGGTTGTGGTGACTGTTGGCTGAGTGTTGGTATGGGGCTGCAGCTCAGGCACTTCTTGTTCTGGTGTTGGGAATCGCTGTGGGCCATGGGTGGGGCTCACCTCCGTGGCCAGGGGCAGTCTGGTCGTGGTTGGGGGTTGCGAAGTGGTGACTTGTGGCTGCAGCTCTGTTGCTTCTGATTGAGGTGTAGGGCTCACTTTTGTGGGTAGGGGCAGCCTGTATGTGGTGGCTGGTAGCCCAAGGGTGGTCTGAAGCTGTGGTTCTGTTGCAGGGCCAGCCTCTGTGGCCAGGGGCAAGCTGGTTGTGGTGACAGGTGGTTTAGTGGTGGTCTCGGGCTGCATTTCTGGCACTTCTGGTCGTGTTGTTGGGAAGAGCTGTGGGCCAGGGGTTTGGATTGCCTCTGTTGTCATGCTCACCTCTGTAGTGAGGGTCTGCCTGGTGGCGGGTGGCTGAGTAGCCGTGACTTCTGGATGCTGTGGTGGTTTGGTCTCTTTGGCCAGGGGTAGTCTGGTCGTGGTTGGGGGTTGCGAAGTGGTGGTCTGTGGCTGCAGCTCTGTTGCTTCCGATTGTGGTGTAGGGCTCACTTCTGTGGGTAGGGGCAGCCTGTATGTGGTGGCTGGTAGCCTAATGGTGGTCTGAAGCTGTGGTTTTGTTGCAGGACTAGCCTCCGTGGCCAGGGGCAAGCTGGTTGTGAAGGCAGGTGGTTTAGTGGTGGTCTCAGGCTGCATTTCTGGCACTTCTGGTCGTGTTGTTGGGAAGAGCTGTGGGCCAGGGGTTTGGATTGCCTCCGTTGTCATGCTCACCTCTGTAGTGAGGGTCAGCCTGGTGGTGGTTGGCCGAGTAGCCGTGACTTCTGGATGCTGTGGTGGTTTGGTCTCTGTGGTCAGGGGTAGTTTGGTTGTGGTGGCAGTGGGCCGACTGGTCAGAGGCTGCGGCTCTGTCACTTCTGGTTCAGTTGTAGGGCTTGCCTCTGTGCTCAGGACCTCACCTGTGGTCACCGATGTGCTTTCGGTGGTGCTTGGTGGAGTAGTGTTTAGAGGTTGCCGTTTGGTCACTTCAGGTTGGGGTGTAGGGCTCCCCTCAGTTGTCAGGGGCATGGTTGTGGCAACTGGCATCCGAGTGGTGGTCTGAGGCTGTGGTTCCGTAACTTCTGGTTGAGGTGTTGGGAAGAGCTGTGGGCCAGGGGTCAGGCTCGCCTCCGTGGCCATGGGGCGTCTAGTTGTTGCAGGTAGTAGAGTGATAGTCTCAGGCTGCGGCTCTGTCACTTCTGGTTCAGTTGTAGGGCTTGCCTCTGTGCTCAGGACCTCGCTTGTGGTCACCGATGTGCTTTTGGTGGTCCTTGGTGGAGTAGTGTTCAGAGGTTGCTGTTTGGTTACTTCCGGTTGGAGTGGAGAGTTTACCTCAGTCGGCAGTGGCCTGGTTGTCGTGACCAGCGTCTGAGTGGTGGTCTGAGGCTGTGTTTCCGTCACTTCTGGTTGAGGTGTTGGGAAGAGCTCTTGGCCAGGGGTGGGACTTGCCTCTGTGGACATGGGTAGCCAGGTTGTGGTGGTGGGGGGTAGAGTGTTAGTCTGAGGCTGCGGCTCTGTTGCTTCCGATTGGGGTGTGGGGCTTGCCTCTGTTAAGGGTGGCCTGGATGTGGTGATGGTTGACTtgagcagaggaaactcataGCTTTGTATCGGAAGTTGACTCATGGTTGTAGGAACAGGACTTGCTGGATTAGCCACATctgtaaaattttaaattagttACATTGAGTCACAGGCAACAGTATTGGAGAAGTCAAAgccaggattaaaaaaaaaaaaaaaaaacacccacctGTGCAGAAGCCACGCTGAAGGGATATGTCATCTATTGCTGCATCAGACTGGTCATTGGAGCCTCTTGCCTCAATCATGAGCTAAACAGACATGTCAGTTGTTACTAATTGTTTAGTAAATCAACTTTGTATACAATTCCAATTACAGGCACTCACCTGGAATGCTCCTGTTGTCATCAAATCCACTTGAGCCTGATGCCACATATTTCTTTGATTATTCTTTTTCCGCCACACAGCATCAACTTTTCTATCCTGAATTAAGTATATATGAAGACCCATTGTGTCCGCTGATCCATACGTATGGTACCAGAACTGAAAACATTGTGGGCCAGAGTCGGAACATTCAAGGCTGATTAGACGAGCTGTGGCTCCAAGTGACACAGCAGTGAATTCAATGTAAAGATACTGACCACCTGTAcaatgatgaaaaaagaaacagtGCATCATTTGAATTTATAATTTCCTCATCATGGTTTAGTGTACACCCAATTAAGATACAACTGTTAAAACGGTGGCTAATCTACCTCTAGTAAAATTGTGGTTGATGCTGAAAAATGGTGTCTAATTAATTTCCATTCCTCAGTCATTCACAAATGACCTCACATGGCTTCTTTAAGCATAATTACCTCCTGTGGTGTGGTCTGACGCAGGACCAGTTATGGTGGCAGTGGAACCATTGTGCCTTTTCCAATCAAGCACATCAGTGAGCATCTGACTCCACTGACATAAATCTTGCTCAAAATCACAGTTTACTTGGCAAACTGGAAAGTAAAGTTAATATATCAGGTACAGTGCATTTTTATACATCATACAGATCAGATAGCAAAATATACACAAAATGCAGTAGTTATACAGCAACTATACCTGGGTGCAGAGGTAGCCCAGGAACTACAGTAGCATTGCGCCCATTTAACAAATGCCCTGACCCCTTTACAGGAGGCATAGTGGCAGTCATTACCGGATGCTTGGCTGTTGGAGTTGAGGTGGTGGGCACACGAACACTTTGAGAAGCTGGCGTATTGAGATTGGGGTTAGCAGGTAGTGCTGCCCCACCTTGAcctgaaagaacaaaaaaaaaaaaaaaagtcacacttCACAGAAGGGCACCTCTGAAATGGATCATCTCTACCCTTCAATGATGTACAAGTTTTTATTAAGCTTGCAGAATTAGGTCTGGATTGTTTTGAAGTCCACCTCAGCCAACTaacatttctctattttttttccctccaatatactgtaaaactgcc
Coding sequences:
- the LOC133452681 gene encoding zonadhesin — its product is MLGSINMHLLVIAGVLLTWTVTECRHWNDLSVVSLPERTSSDYVTQCFYNKHANLTCDWTRSQKTVPEDVTVNMLESRPLEIEGMACLEFWYLAPAASVGSELRALLKSSSGQVKIWTSPTFPRDAWRQVFLPLDINETGSWLAFEAIYPVSVEDQTHLKQIGVRRGSCGNQCDSNTELLTDESTRCICSFGQLFCFQPQCQEDQICGPQRGGLSGLSNSGMCTIHHNTDLSTFDGMMFHFMAPCSYVLSKSCSTTGVIPKFSVEVVNEQNSNGSLPNVQQIIVNLGNIWVSLLKSQMQQAMVNGVWKNLPFSHSNGLLNIKSNPAAAVVETNLGLTVSYDNAGDVIIYLPSNFSGEVCGLCGNFNHLRGDDFHKPDGTYAENAKALGESWQTGEIGSSCETILVPFQCDQLKEAEYASEVYCGGILSGTGAFADCLSVIGAQSYFRTCVAGMCSSHGDQTVLCEMFQDYAAICQEAGVAVPTWRNSTFCRQGGAALPANPNLNTPASQSVRVPTTSTPTAKHPVMTATMPPVKGSGHLLNGRNATVVPGLPLHPVCQVNCDFEQDLCQWSQMLTDVLDWKRHNGSTATITGPASDHTTGGGQYLYIEFTAVSLGATARLISLECSDSGPQCFQFWYHTYGSADTMGLHIYLIQDRKVDAVWRKKNNQRNMWHQAQVDLMTTGAFQLMIEARGSNDQSDAAIDDISLQRGFCTDVANPASPVPTTMSQLPIQSYEFPLLKSTITTSRPPLTEASPTPQSEATEPQPQTNTLPPTTTTWLPMSTEASPTPGQELFPTPQPEVTETQPQTTTQTLVTTTRPLPTEVNSPLQPEVTKQQPLNTTPPRTTKSTSVTTSEVLSTEASPTTEPEVTEPQPETITLLPATTRRPMATEASLTPGPQLFPTPQPEVTEPQPQTTTRMPVATTMPLTTEGSPTPQPEVTKRQPLNTTPPSTTESTSVTTGEVLSTEASPTTEPEVTEPQPLTSRPTATTTKLPLTTETKPPQHPEVTATRPTTTRLTLTTEVSMTTEAIQTPGPQLFPTTRPEVPEMQPETTTKPPAFTTSLPLATEASPATKPQLQTTIRLPATTYRLPLPTEVSPTPQSEATELQPQTTTSQPPTTTRLPLAKETKPPQHPEVTATQPPATRQTLTTEVSMTTEAIQTPGPQLFPTTRPEVPEMQPETTTKPPVTTTSLPLATEAGPATEPQLQTTLGLPATTYRLPLPTKVSPTPQSEATELQPQVTTSQPPTTTRLPLATEVSPTHGPQRFPTPEQEVPELQPHTNTQPTVTTTRPPLTTEGSTVPQPEVTAPEQHATSTRQPNTEVSPTPQPEVTEPQPQTTTRMPVTTTRLPLTTDVSPPLQPEVTKRQPLNTTPPSTTESTSVTTGEVLSTEASPTTEPEVTEPQPETTTLLPGTTRLPMATEASVTPGPQLFPTPQPEVTEPQPRTTTRTTVNTTALTLTTEVSPTPQPEVTELQPLTSRPTATTTKPPLTTETKPPQHPEVTATQPPATRLTLTTEVSMTTEAIQTPGPQLFPTTEPEVPETQPDTTTSLPATTTSLPLATEASPTPQPKATEPWPQTTTQPSITTRLPMNMEASPTPGPQLSPTPQSEVTEPQTETTTWTPATTTRLALTTEVSMTTEAIKNAITTRLPLTTEATTIPKMTVTAPKPPATTIRQPINTDSPESQHQTTTLPTATTMATKVSPTSQPEATESQRQTTTRPTATTSPPLTTEPSRTTQPETMDLLPNTTTGPPTTTVRSLTTEMSPPLTPEVTPQPLATTTRPLLTTDGLPSLITFFPTPSCAKNSHYTACVPPCGPTCDFLNGPPHCSNNGCVPGCVCDDGFLQKGGTCLPAQECGCVDKNGIKRKFNEVWYTSHCSQKCKCDEDDGMGKIDCDDEGCEDAVCLQNEMGYYCQSTGFGGCTVKGDPEYKTFDGMKHNFEGERSYVLLRTKNLPSNLPDVYIEIINACTEDNQHDDSSEEDSSSIEDDHEKDAVQELKIRVYNHTVEFKKHRKLFVDGIKIQTTVTPTPGFDIQKRSSRIYLKADFGLSVESDGLCKAEIILPNFYKRKVEGLCGNFDGQKWNERMKPDGTRAKSIQEFGESWAV